In Pseudomonas alcaliphila JAB1, a single window of DNA contains:
- the leuS gene encoding leucine--tRNA ligase has translation MHEQYSPREIEAAAQSHWDAQKSFVVSEQPGKDTFYCLSMFPYPSGKLHMGHVRNYTIGDVIARYQRMQGKNVLQPMGWDAFGMPAENAAMKNQVAPAKWTYENIAYMKSQLKSLGLAIDWTREVTTCKPDYYRWEQWLFTRLFEKGVIYRKNGTVNWDPVDQTVLANEQVIDGRGWRSGALIEKREIPMYYFKITAYAEELLSSLDELDGWPEQVKTMQRNWIGKSFGADIVFDYDVASIGIDGQLKVYSTRPDTLMGATYVAVAAEHPLAQRAAEGNPAIAAFIAECKAGSVAEADMATMEKKGVATGQFVIHPLTGDKLPVFVANYVLWGYGEGAVMAVPAHDERDFEFAHKYDLPIQPVYAGEGKDYDSGQWQAWYTDKDGLTTVNSGKYDNLDFTAAFDAIVADLEATGHGARKTQFRLRDWGISRQRYWGCPIPIIHCDSCGDVPVPEDQLPVVLPEDVVPDGAGSPLAKMPEFYQCSCPKCGAPAKRETDTMDTFVESSWYFARYASPHYEGGMVDPQAANHWLPVDQYIGGIEHAILHLLYARFFHKLMRDEGLVSSNEPFKNLLTQGMVVAETYYRTLENGGKDWFNPADVELERDAKAKVISAKLKSDGLPVEIGGTEKMSKSKNNGVDPQAMIDAYGADTCRLFMMFASPPDMSCEWSDAGVEGANRFLRRVWRLAQGHVSAGLPGKLDVSVLTDEQKAVRRAIHLAIKQASNDIGQHHKFNTAIAQVMTLMNVLEKAATATEQDRALVHEGLEIVTLLLAPITPHISHELWQRLGHADAVIDAQWPQVDESALVQDSLTLVVQVNGKLRGEIIVAASASREDVEAAARANENVLRFTEGLSIRKVIVVPGKLVNIVAN, from the coding sequence ATGCACGAACAGTACTCGCCCCGTGAAATAGAAGCCGCCGCGCAGTCCCACTGGGACGCGCAGAAATCCTTCGTCGTCAGCGAACAGCCGGGCAAGGACACCTTCTACTGCCTGTCGATGTTCCCCTACCCCAGTGGCAAGCTACACATGGGGCACGTGCGCAACTACACCATCGGTGACGTGATCGCGCGCTACCAGCGCATGCAGGGCAAGAACGTGCTGCAGCCGATGGGCTGGGACGCCTTCGGCATGCCGGCGGAAAACGCCGCGATGAAGAACCAGGTGGCGCCGGCCAAGTGGACCTACGAGAACATCGCCTACATGAAGTCCCAGCTCAAATCGCTGGGTCTGGCCATCGACTGGACGCGCGAAGTCACCACCTGCAAACCGGACTACTACCGCTGGGAACAGTGGCTGTTCACCCGCCTGTTCGAAAAGGGCGTGATCTACCGCAAGAACGGTACCGTCAACTGGGACCCGGTGGACCAGACCGTACTGGCCAACGAGCAGGTCATCGACGGCCGTGGCTGGCGTTCGGGCGCGCTGATCGAGAAGCGCGAAATCCCGATGTACTACTTCAAGATCACTGCGTATGCCGAAGAGCTGCTGAGCAGCCTGGATGAACTGGATGGCTGGCCCGAGCAGGTCAAGACCATGCAGCGCAACTGGATCGGCAAGAGCTTCGGTGCCGACATCGTGTTCGACTACGACGTCGCCAGCATCGGCATCGACGGCCAGCTCAAGGTCTACTCGACCCGCCCCGACACCCTGATGGGCGCCACCTATGTCGCCGTGGCCGCCGAGCACCCGCTGGCCCAGCGCGCCGCCGAAGGCAATCCGGCGATTGCCGCCTTTATCGCCGAGTGCAAGGCCGGCTCCGTGGCCGAGGCCGACATGGCCACCATGGAAAAGAAGGGCGTGGCCACCGGCCAGTTCGTCATCCACCCGCTGACCGGCGACAAACTGCCGGTATTCGTCGCCAACTACGTGCTGTGGGGCTACGGCGAAGGCGCGGTGATGGCCGTGCCGGCCCACGACGAGCGCGACTTCGAGTTCGCCCACAAGTACGACCTGCCGATCCAGCCAGTCTACGCCGGCGAGGGCAAGGACTACGACAGCGGGCAATGGCAGGCCTGGTACACCGACAAGGACGGCCTGACCACCGTCAACTCCGGCAAGTACGATAACCTCGACTTCACCGCCGCCTTCGACGCCATAGTCGCCGACCTCGAAGCGACCGGCCACGGCGCGCGCAAGACCCAGTTCCGCCTGCGCGACTGGGGTATCAGCCGCCAGCGCTACTGGGGCTGCCCGATCCCGATCATCCACTGCGATAGCTGCGGCGACGTGCCGGTGCCGGAAGACCAGTTGCCGGTGGTGCTGCCCGAAGACGTGGTGCCGGACGGCGCTGGCTCGCCGCTGGCGAAGATGCCCGAGTTCTACCAGTGCAGCTGCCCGAAATGCGGCGCACCGGCCAAGCGCGAAACCGACACCATGGACACCTTCGTCGAGTCGTCCTGGTACTTCGCCCGCTACGCCAGCCCGCACTACGAGGGCGGCATGGTCGACCCGCAGGCAGCCAACCACTGGCTGCCGGTGGATCAGTACATCGGTGGCATCGAGCACGCCATCCTGCACCTGCTGTACGCGCGCTTCTTCCACAAGCTGATGCGCGACGAGGGCCTGGTCTCCTCCAACGAGCCGTTCAAGAATCTGCTGACCCAGGGCATGGTGGTCGCCGAGACCTATTACCGCACCCTGGAAAACGGCGGCAAGGACTGGTTCAACCCGGCCGATGTCGAGCTGGAACGCGATGCCAAGGCCAAGGTCATCAGCGCCAAACTCAAGTCCGACGGCCTGCCGGTGGAAATCGGCGGCACCGAGAAGATGTCCAAGTCGAAGAACAACGGCGTCGACCCGCAGGCCATGATCGATGCCTACGGCGCCGACACCTGCCGCCTGTTCATGATGTTCGCCTCGCCGCCCGACATGAGCTGCGAATGGTCGGATGCCGGCGTCGAGGGTGCCAACCGCTTCCTGCGTCGTGTCTGGCGTCTGGCTCAGGGCCATGTCAGCGCCGGTCTGCCGGGCAAGCTGGATGTCTCCGTTCTCACCGACGAGCAGAAAGCCGTGCGCCGCGCCATTCACCTGGCGATCAAGCAGGCCAGCAACGATATCGGCCAGCACCACAAGTTCAACACCGCCATCGCCCAGGTGATGACCCTGATGAACGTGCTGGAAAAGGCCGCCACCGCCACCGAACAGGACCGCGCGCTGGTGCACGAAGGTCTGGAAATCGTCACTCTGCTGCTGGCGCCGATCACCCCGCACATCAGCCACGAGCTGTGGCAGCGCCTGGG